One stretch of Saccharopolyspora erythraea DNA includes these proteins:
- a CDS encoding MFS transporter, with amino-acid sequence MALRPGSIGLVLPGLLLAMLLAALDQTVMTPALPSVAGDLGGLDQMPAVITAYLVAATVVMPVHGKLGDRFGRKPAMLAAIAVFVTGAALCGLATSMPQLIAFRVVQGAGGGGLIIGAQAVIGELVSPRERGRYLGLFGAAYVVAIVGGPLVGGFFVDQLSWRWIFAIYPPLGLLAFAVLAWSLRLPAPAARPPVDCAGALALATAVVGVVLLGQTGNPGWLVCALAGTAVWLLTTRYAADPILPLRLFGEMAFAVPVGISVLIGFALFGTLTYMPAFLQIASGATATQAGLVVTTLMLGVLTSSVVSGRLITRTGRYKVFPVVGTAVAACGLALLALLAPIAGPTAIGAVMLLTGLGVGLVMQVMVLATQNAVDYRDLGTATSSVTFFRQIGASAGVAVTGALVTSGGAHDPAAFGGSLRTAFAVMTPLLGVAFLLALALPARPLRTTAHVRGTA; translated from the coding sequence ATGGCGTTGCGGCCGGGTTCGATCGGGCTGGTTCTGCCGGGACTGCTGCTCGCGATGCTGCTCGCCGCCCTCGACCAGACGGTCATGACGCCCGCGTTACCGTCGGTCGCCGGCGACCTCGGCGGACTCGACCAGATGCCCGCCGTCATCACCGCCTACCTGGTCGCGGCGACGGTCGTCATGCCCGTGCACGGCAAGCTCGGGGACCGATTCGGCCGCAAACCGGCCATGCTCGCGGCGATCGCGGTGTTCGTGACCGGTGCCGCGCTGTGCGGGCTGGCCACCTCGATGCCGCAGCTCATCGCCTTCCGCGTGGTCCAGGGCGCCGGCGGCGGCGGGCTGATCATCGGGGCGCAGGCCGTCATCGGTGAACTGGTCAGCCCGCGCGAGCGCGGTCGCTACCTCGGTCTCTTCGGTGCCGCGTACGTGGTAGCGATCGTCGGCGGCCCGCTGGTGGGCGGCTTCTTCGTCGACCAGCTCAGCTGGCGGTGGATCTTCGCGATCTACCCGCCGCTTGGCCTGCTGGCCTTCGCCGTGCTGGCCTGGTCGCTGCGGCTGCCCGCGCCCGCCGCCCGGCCGCCGGTCGACTGCGCGGGGGCGCTGGCGCTGGCCACTGCGGTCGTCGGCGTTGTGCTACTCGGGCAAACCGGTAACCCCGGCTGGCTGGTCTGCGCACTCGCCGGAACGGCGGTGTGGCTGCTGACCACCAGGTACGCCGCGGACCCGATCCTGCCGTTGCGCCTGTTCGGCGAAATGGCGTTCGCCGTTCCGGTGGGAATCAGCGTCCTGATCGGTTTCGCGCTGTTCGGCACCCTCACCTACATGCCGGCCTTCCTGCAGATCGCCTCCGGCGCGACGGCCACGCAGGCCGGGCTAGTCGTGACCACGCTGATGCTCGGCGTGCTGACCAGCTCGGTGGTTTCCGGCCGGCTCATCACGCGCACCGGGCGCTACAAGGTGTTCCCGGTCGTCGGCACGGCGGTGGCCGCGTGCGGGCTGGCGTTGCTCGCTCTGCTGGCGCCGATCGCGGGGCCGACCGCCATCGGCGCCGTCATGCTGCTGACCGGGCTCGGCGTCGGGCTTGTCATGCAGGTCATGGTGCTGGCGACGCAGAACGCGGTCGACTACCGCGACCTGGGCACGGCGACCTCGTCGGTCACCTTCTTCCGGCAGATCGGCGCGTCGGCGGGGGTCGCCGTCACCGGCGCGCTCGTCACCTCGGGCGGCGCCCACGACCCTGCCGCGTTCGGCGGGTCCCTGCGGACGGCGTTCGCCGTCATGACGCCGCTGCTCGGGGTGGCGTTCCTGCTCGCACTCGCTCTTCCGGCACGTCCGCTGCGCACCACCGCCCACGTGCGGGGGACGGCCTGA
- a CDS encoding PEP/pyruvate-binding domain-containing protein → MALVVPLRDLSGAEPASAGGKGANLAALVRAGFPVPGGFVVTTDAYAAVAGEPGADIRAFRAALESAVLPQPLRAAIVTAYADLGGGPVAVRSSATAEDLPGAAFAGQQDTYLDVVGADAVVDAVRRCWGSLWNDRAVAYRQARGVDSGQVRIAVVVQEMVPAETAGVLFTADPVSGDRERIVVDAGRGLGEAVVSGLITPDHYVLDRHGGLRAWTPGRHSGTTSGRGGTEDGRNGNGAGRGGTVPGRGGAGVTRGGTPGGRGATLVRRGGAGAGPGGTAVGPRGTLVAKARDPGRLPDEVLRELARLGREAERLFGRPQDVEWACCADGRVSLLQARPMTALPAPPLELNAIQRRLASIMLEYLPVRPYPLDMSTWLPHGPAGLMGEVLAYFGLPGVLDGFVTEADGVADRIVPPAVKPSRRLLGMPFRIAALARRHDPARWTEDPRFVRYLERVRELAALDLTAMPWPRLLRVPREALDAARPMADLRIDYLPRTWLSLLRLLLMLKVLGRSSLLMDLINGAPTRTAEANRQLEALAARARSDPRLRAAVESLDPQRLVGFDDFRERFEAFLAEYGHRETTSPVLVTTPTWSDAPETVLGLVRVLAAEPLAGTGVGERAMAELLAHLLLRPPKRRAHVRRWVSAARAGIAFREDSHFYFTMPLPVLRRSLLEIGGRLRDAGVLDSAEEVFHLRLEELEGVGDPSAAGGLRATASARAARRAELAGVRMLNPRSVFPDRPTGDALVSGTPASGGTATGPVRVVRDPAEFGSLAAGDVLVCPYTNPAWTPLFQRAAAVVADSGGPASHAAIVAREYGIPAVMGTAFATNVLTDGALVAVDGDAGRVTAADS, encoded by the coding sequence ATGGCACTCGTAGTACCGCTGCGGGACCTCTCCGGCGCGGAACCCGCTTCGGCGGGCGGCAAAGGCGCGAACCTGGCGGCGCTGGTCCGCGCCGGGTTCCCGGTGCCCGGCGGATTCGTCGTCACCACCGACGCCTACGCCGCCGTGGCCGGCGAGCCGGGAGCCGACATCCGCGCGTTCCGTGCCGCGCTCGAGTCGGCGGTGCTGCCGCAACCGCTTCGAGCGGCGATCGTCACCGCGTACGCCGATCTCGGCGGCGGGCCGGTCGCGGTGCGGTCGAGCGCCACCGCCGAGGACCTGCCGGGCGCGGCGTTCGCCGGGCAGCAGGACACCTACCTGGACGTGGTCGGTGCGGACGCGGTCGTGGACGCGGTGCGGCGCTGCTGGGGATCGCTGTGGAACGACCGCGCGGTGGCGTACCGGCAGGCTCGCGGCGTCGACTCCGGGCAGGTCCGCATCGCGGTCGTCGTGCAGGAGATGGTCCCGGCCGAGACGGCGGGCGTGCTGTTCACCGCCGACCCGGTGAGCGGGGACCGCGAGCGGATCGTGGTCGACGCGGGCCGGGGCCTCGGAGAAGCCGTTGTCTCCGGGCTGATCACACCGGACCACTACGTGCTCGACCGGCACGGTGGCCTGCGCGCCTGGACTCCGGGGCGGCACAGCGGCACGACGTCCGGCAGGGGCGGCACGGAGGACGGCAGGAACGGCAACGGAGCTGGTCGCGGCGGCACGGTGCCCGGCCGCGGTGGCGCAGGAGTCACTCGCGGCGGCACACCAGGTGGCCGCGGCGCCACGCTGGTCCGCCGGGGTGGTGCTGGTGCCGGACCGGGCGGCACGGCGGTCGGCCCACGCGGCACGCTCGTGGCGAAGGCCCGGGACCCCGGCCGCCTGCCGGACGAGGTGCTGCGGGAGTTGGCCCGTCTGGGCCGCGAGGCCGAGCGCCTCTTCGGGCGTCCGCAGGACGTCGAGTGGGCCTGCTGCGCCGACGGCCGGGTCAGCCTGCTCCAGGCGCGTCCGATGACCGCGCTGCCTGCACCGCCGCTGGAGCTGAACGCGATCCAGCGCCGGTTGGCTTCGATCATGCTCGAGTACCTGCCCGTCCGGCCGTACCCGCTCGACATGTCGACGTGGCTACCGCACGGCCCCGCCGGTCTGATGGGTGAGGTGCTGGCCTACTTCGGTCTTCCCGGTGTCCTCGACGGGTTCGTGACGGAGGCGGACGGGGTCGCCGACCGGATCGTCCCGCCCGCGGTGAAGCCGTCGCGGCGGCTGCTCGGCATGCCGTTCCGCATCGCGGCGCTGGCTCGGCGGCACGACCCCGCCCGGTGGACCGAGGACCCCCGGTTCGTCCGCTACCTGGAACGCGTGCGCGAGCTGGCGGCGCTGGATCTCACGGCGATGCCGTGGCCACGGCTGTTGCGCGTACCGCGCGAGGCTCTGGACGCCGCCCGCCCGATGGCGGACCTGCGCATCGACTACCTGCCGCGCACCTGGCTGTCGTTGTTGCGGCTGCTGCTCATGTTGAAGGTGCTCGGCCGGTCGTCGCTGCTGATGGACCTGATCAACGGTGCGCCGACGCGAACCGCCGAAGCCAACCGGCAGCTGGAGGCGCTCGCCGCGCGGGCGCGGTCCGATCCGCGGCTGCGCGCCGCCGTCGAAAGCCTCGACCCGCAGCGGCTGGTGGGTTTCGACGACTTCCGCGAGCGGTTCGAGGCATTCCTCGCCGAGTACGGACATCGCGAGACCACCAGCCCGGTCCTGGTCACCACGCCGACCTGGTCGGATGCCCCGGAAACCGTGCTCGGCCTGGTCAGGGTGCTCGCCGCCGAGCCGCTGGCGGGCACCGGCGTCGGCGAGCGGGCGATGGCCGAACTCCTCGCCCACCTGCTGCTGCGCCCGCCGAAGCGGCGCGCCCACGTCCGGCGCTGGGTTTCGGCGGCACGTGCCGGTATCGCCTTCCGCGAGGACAGCCACTTCTACTTCACCATGCCGCTGCCGGTGCTGCGCCGCTCGCTGCTGGAGATCGGCGGGAGGCTGCGCGACGCCGGGGTGCTGGACTCGGCCGAGGAGGTCTTCCACCTGCGGCTGGAGGAGCTGGAGGGCGTCGGTGACCCGTCCGCTGCCGGTGGGCTGCGCGCCACGGCGTCGGCGAGAGCGGCCAGGCGGGCCGAGCTCGCGGGCGTGCGGATGCTCAACCCGCGCTCGGTCTTCCCGGACCGGCCCACCGGTGACGCGCTGGTGTCCGGCACGCCAGCCTCCGGCGGCACCGCCACCGGTCCGGTGCGCGTCGTGCGCGACCCGGCCGAGTTCGGCTCGCTCGCCGCCGGTGACGTCCTCGTCTGCCCGTACACCAACCCGGCGTGGACGCCGCTGTTCCAGCGGGCCGCCGCGGTCGTGGCCGACTCCGGCGGCCCCGCCTCGCACGCCGCGATCGTCGCCCGCGAGTACGGCATCCCCGCGGTCATGGGAACCGCGTTCGCGACGAATGTGCTCACCGACGGCGCCCTCGTCGCGGTCGACGGCGACGCGGGCCGGGTGACGGCGGCGGATTCGTAG
- a CDS encoding TetR/AcrR family transcriptional regulator — translation MVTDHRKLPRRRGEALNAAILQATLDELSEVGYAGLTMERVAERARTGKASVYRRWPSRMELALDAVYHVLPDPSSPPDTGTLRGDLLALLRHSAETLAGPAGEALRGLLSDVLTDPSRTAELRQHSHGAGRRAVAEVARRAVERGEIPAEAVTPRRTEVAHAMLRQHFLFQGVPIPDKVIVEIVDEVLVPLFRA, via the coding sequence ATGGTCACCGACCACCGCAAGCTTCCCCGGCGTCGCGGCGAAGCCCTCAACGCCGCGATCCTGCAGGCCACCCTGGACGAACTGAGCGAGGTCGGCTACGCCGGGCTGACCATGGAACGCGTCGCCGAACGGGCGCGGACCGGCAAGGCGTCGGTTTACCGGCGCTGGCCGAGCCGGATGGAGCTGGCCCTCGACGCCGTCTACCACGTGCTGCCGGACCCGTCGTCGCCGCCGGACACCGGCACCCTGCGCGGCGATCTGCTCGCGCTGCTGCGCCACAGCGCCGAGACGCTGGCCGGACCGGCGGGTGAGGCGCTGCGCGGGCTGCTCAGCGACGTGCTCACCGACCCCTCCCGGACCGCGGAGCTGCGGCAGCACTCGCACGGCGCGGGCCGCAGGGCGGTGGCCGAGGTCGCCCGCCGCGCGGTCGAACGCGGGGAGATCCCCGCCGAGGCGGTTACGCCGCGCCGCACCGAGGTAGCGCACGCGATGCTGCGCCAGCACTTCCTGTTCCAGGGCGTGCCGATCCCCGACAAGGTGATCGTCGAGATCGTCGACGAGGTGCTGGTGCCCCTGTTCCGGGCGTGA
- a CDS encoding PhoX family protein, producing the protein MPPHPDRGRRLLPLLTGGRARVTCRYRCGDQCSQHPPNTSDNPYFGDLVQRMLDRRGLFRAGAVVAVSTAAASSALASAAAAAPPSAAAPRRGLDFVPVKPNLEDAVVVPEGFQQGIVIRWGDPILPGAPEFDFEAQTPEAQERQFGFNNDFCALLPLRGDLRLMVNNHEYTSEEFIFRGYDPENPTEQQVRIAWAAHGLSVVVLETGDGAPEVRMHRLNRRITLNTEFEVRGPAAGSDLLKTSADPTGTKVFGTMNNCSGGVTPWGTVLSGEENIHFYFANADQVTDPATKARLTRYGMQGTATERKWERYDSRWDLARQPNEANRFGWIVELDPYDPESRPVKHTALGRFKHEGANVHVLDDGRVAAYLGDDEKFEYMYKFVSDKKMKRGDSRHARRHNMSLLDSGTLYVARFSGDSPAEEIDGTGKLPSDGRFDGTGEWIALAHNDESFVPGMTAEEVYVFARLAADAVGATKMDRPEDVQPHPKTGRVYAALTNNSDRGTDGKAGADETNPRNSNKHGQVLELAETGRTTFTWNLLLVCGDPNDPATYYGGFDKSQVSPITCPDNVAFDSGGDLWITTDSSEALAANDGLYRVPLEGEERGHVMQFLSVPRGAEACGPVIEDDLVLVSAQHPGELDGASADNPVSHWPDGGDSQPRPSVVAVWR; encoded by the coding sequence GTGCCACCACACCCCGATCGCGGCCGACGCCTGCTGCCGCTGCTCACCGGCGGCCGGGCGCGGGTCACCTGTCGATACCGCTGCGGCGATCAGTGCTCGCAGCACCCGCCGAACACCTCCGACAACCCGTACTTCGGCGACCTGGTCCAGCGCATGCTGGACCGTCGCGGCCTGTTCCGAGCCGGCGCCGTCGTCGCCGTCTCCACGGCCGCCGCCTCGTCGGCTCTGGCCTCCGCCGCCGCTGCCGCGCCGCCGTCGGCCGCCGCCCCGCGGCGGGGCCTGGACTTCGTACCCGTCAAGCCGAACCTGGAGGACGCCGTCGTCGTCCCCGAAGGCTTCCAGCAGGGCATCGTCATCCGCTGGGGCGACCCGATCCTGCCCGGTGCGCCGGAGTTCGACTTCGAGGCCCAGACGCCGGAGGCGCAGGAGCGGCAGTTCGGCTTCAACAACGACTTTTGCGCCCTGCTGCCGTTGCGCGGCGACCTGCGGCTCATGGTCAACAACCACGAGTACACCAGCGAGGAGTTCATCTTCCGCGGGTACGACCCCGAGAACCCGACCGAGCAGCAGGTGCGCATCGCGTGGGCAGCGCACGGGCTGTCGGTCGTCGTGCTGGAGACCGGCGACGGCGCGCCGGAGGTCCGGATGCACCGGCTCAACCGCCGCATCACGCTCAACACCGAGTTCGAGGTGCGCGGTCCGGCCGCCGGCAGCGACCTGCTCAAGACCTCCGCCGACCCGACCGGAACCAAGGTCTTCGGCACCATGAACAACTGCTCCGGCGGCGTGACGCCGTGGGGGACGGTCCTGTCCGGCGAGGAGAACATCCACTTCTACTTCGCCAACGCCGACCAGGTGACCGACCCGGCGACCAAGGCGCGTCTCACCCGCTACGGCATGCAGGGCACCGCGACCGAGCGCAAGTGGGAGCGCTACGACTCCCGATGGGACCTCGCGCGCCAGCCCAACGAGGCCAACCGCTTCGGCTGGATCGTCGAGCTCGACCCGTACGACCCGGAGTCCAGACCGGTCAAGCACACCGCGCTCGGCCGCTTCAAGCACGAGGGCGCCAACGTCCACGTGCTCGACGACGGCCGCGTCGCCGCCTACCTGGGCGACGACGAGAAGTTCGAGTACATGTACAAGTTCGTCTCCGACAAGAAGATGAAGCGGGGCGACAGCCGGCACGCGCGGCGGCACAACATGTCGCTGCTGGACTCCGGCACGCTCTACGTGGCCAGGTTCAGCGGCGACAGTCCCGCGGAGGAGATCGACGGCACCGGAAAGCTGCCGTCGGACGGCCGCTTCGACGGCACCGGCGAGTGGATCGCGCTCGCGCACAACGACGAGAGCTTCGTGCCGGGGATGACAGCCGAGGAGGTCTACGTCTTCGCGCGCCTGGCCGCCGACGCGGTGGGCGCGACCAAGATGGACCGCCCCGAGGACGTGCAGCCGCACCCGAAGACCGGGCGCGTCTACGCGGCGCTCACCAACAACAGCGACCGGGGTACCGACGGCAAGGCAGGCGCGGACGAGACGAACCCGCGCAACAGCAACAAGCACGGCCAGGTGCTCGAGCTGGCCGAGACCGGCCGGACCACGTTCACCTGGAACCTGCTGCTGGTGTGCGGGGACCCGAACGACCCCGCCACCTACTACGGCGGTTTCGACAAGTCGCAGGTCAGTCCGATCACCTGCCCGGACAACGTCGCCTTCGACTCCGGCGGCGACCTGTGGATCACCACGGACTCGTCGGAGGCGCTGGCCGCCAACGACGGGCTGTACCGGGTGCCGCTGGAGGGCGAGGAACGCGGCCACGTCATGCAGTTCCTCAGCGTTCCGCGCGGCGCGGAAGCGTGCGGTCCGGTGATCGAGGACGACCTGGTGCTCGTTTCGGCGCAGCATCCGGGAGAGCTCGACGGAGCCAGCGCCGACAACCCCGTGTCGCACTGGCCCGACGGCGGGGACTCGCAGCCCAGGCCGTCGGTCGTGGCCGTCTGGCGCTGA
- a CDS encoding MFS transporter, with translation MSGAHDVRLLDVFKGQPKAVWITAFAAVIAFMGIGLVDPILLSIAEALNAGPEQVTLLFSSYLGVQVVAMLITGAFSARFGAKRTVVTGLVLIVLATLACALAGSIGQLVALRAVWGLGNAFFIATALSVIVGAASGGQQAAILLYEAALGIGLSTGPLLGALLGNISWRGPFAGTAVLMAIALILSAGFLPKDGDRSERQPVRLLDPIRALRHGGLLRTALGSALYTAAFFTVLAWSPFVLEFGAIAVGLVFFGWGLCVAVAGVTLAPKLAARFGEAGGTVLAVLIYAALLAVMAVGSKPVVVVAVILSGLASGLLNTLFTGTAMSISSAPRPVASAGYNFCRWFGGALAATLVGHIAEWTGAPQAPFVVGAAACVLAAGLLVVDLRTKADPHQVPAEAALVGEEF, from the coding sequence ATGAGCGGCGCACACGACGTCCGGTTGCTGGATGTGTTCAAGGGTCAGCCGAAAGCCGTCTGGATCACGGCCTTCGCCGCCGTGATCGCCTTCATGGGCATCGGCCTGGTCGACCCGATCCTGCTGTCCATCGCCGAGGCGCTCAACGCCGGACCGGAGCAGGTCACCCTGCTGTTCTCCTCCTACCTCGGCGTCCAGGTCGTCGCGATGCTGATCACCGGTGCGTTCAGCGCCCGCTTCGGCGCGAAGCGCACCGTCGTGACCGGACTCGTGCTGATCGTGCTGGCCACCCTCGCGTGCGCGCTCGCCGGCTCGATCGGCCAGCTCGTCGCGCTGCGCGCGGTCTGGGGCCTGGGCAACGCGTTCTTCATCGCCACCGCGCTCTCGGTGATCGTCGGTGCGGCCAGCGGCGGACAGCAGGCGGCGATCCTGCTCTACGAGGCCGCACTCGGCATCGGTCTGTCGACCGGGCCGCTGCTCGGCGCGCTGCTCGGCAACATCTCGTGGCGCGGGCCCTTCGCGGGCACCGCGGTCCTGATGGCCATCGCCCTGATCCTCTCCGCGGGTTTCCTGCCCAAGGACGGTGACCGCAGCGAGCGCCAGCCCGTGCGGTTGCTCGACCCGATCCGGGCCCTGCGGCACGGTGGTCTCCTGCGCACCGCGCTCGGATCGGCCCTCTACACGGCGGCGTTCTTCACCGTGCTGGCCTGGTCCCCGTTCGTCCTCGAGTTCGGCGCGATCGCGGTCGGCCTGGTGTTCTTCGGCTGGGGACTGTGCGTCGCGGTCGCCGGCGTCACCCTCGCGCCCAAGCTGGCGGCGCGCTTCGGCGAGGCGGGCGGCACCGTGCTCGCCGTGCTGATCTACGCGGCCCTGCTCGCGGTGATGGCTGTCGGTTCGAAGCCCGTCGTGGTCGTCGCGGTCATCCTCAGCGGCCTGGCGTCCGGGCTGCTCAACACCCTGTTCACCGGCACCGCGATGAGCATCAGCTCGGCACCGCGCCCGGTCGCCAGCGCCGGCTACAACTTCTGCCGCTGGTTCGGCGGTGCGCTCGCGGCGACCCTCGTCGGCCACATCGCCGAATGGACCGGCGCCCCGCAGGCCCCCTTCGTCGTCGGCGCCGCGGCCTGCGTCCTGGCGGCCGGTCTGCTGGTGGTCGACCTCCGGACCAAGGCCGACCCGCACCAGGTCCCGGCCGAAGCAGCCCTGGTCGGCGAGGAGTTCTGA
- a CDS encoding HEAT repeat domain-containing protein, whose amino-acid sequence MRTAFLHAETTRYERSKTALIDRFATWCVEHGGRERAPVELAGFLLDEKRGVDGLLTRWTEDDVTHFLGHSCPRRLVLDENWPAAPECLALWIAYLDDVGLLVSDVPAAELRAAVERASPGYLAAMADPGEWGAEKFWSVVMREHGLDADDEAAVEGFFDAVDAGEVDVDRSLADSVEDRDAAEPGPEPAFWLPPADVEDVRYAEDAVVPHRMRALHSWLGTGRERVDTGELAAALDVDAAEAALLLEWARQTGLVREVGDGLVPTQASLPVLTEPALLWTRLWQCFVLLDGVFGTDEGELDVLAGGTDAFPDLVQAALCCLYSAGDAVPLELVVNAIADDLAADDVAADDDRAADDPAGVPDDRRAALRRTLVKVLDQWEAMGAVRRQVATDAEQVAVIDSLVPEGTTADHTTVELTPAGLWAARGSLQAFGFIAPTVAEIADYPAEVLVRVLRDSSPEVVEALAAGWIGRRGERAAGAELVELLRRLDEPPVRLTALWLLERTGDEGVAAVLGLREDVIAGPAARMWLQARPTPVAAAPGEEFVRTGDELLFELDAMAVTAADDAERFLTEFRSRPTPDQLALIDQIPRTSHVAADTVLETIALQHPDQQIAGAARRGLGRVATTA is encoded by the coding sequence ATGCGCACCGCTTTCCTGCACGCCGAAACCACCCGCTACGAGCGGTCGAAGACCGCGCTGATCGACCGGTTCGCGACCTGGTGCGTCGAACACGGTGGTCGGGAGCGCGCCCCGGTCGAGCTCGCCGGTTTCCTGCTCGACGAGAAGCGCGGCGTGGACGGCCTGCTGACCAGGTGGACCGAGGACGACGTGACGCACTTCCTCGGCCACTCATGCCCGCGCAGGCTGGTGCTCGACGAGAACTGGCCGGCCGCGCCGGAGTGCCTGGCGCTGTGGATCGCCTACCTCGACGACGTCGGGCTGCTCGTCTCCGACGTACCGGCGGCGGAGCTGCGCGCGGCCGTGGAGCGGGCCTCCCCCGGCTACCTCGCGGCCATGGCGGACCCGGGCGAGTGGGGCGCGGAGAAGTTCTGGTCGGTGGTGATGCGCGAGCACGGACTCGACGCCGATGACGAGGCCGCGGTCGAGGGCTTCTTCGACGCGGTGGACGCGGGCGAGGTCGACGTGGACCGGTCGCTGGCCGACTCGGTCGAGGACCGCGACGCCGCCGAGCCGGGGCCCGAGCCCGCGTTCTGGCTGCCGCCTGCCGACGTCGAGGACGTCCGCTACGCCGAGGACGCCGTGGTGCCGCACCGGATGCGCGCCCTCCACTCGTGGCTGGGCACCGGGCGCGAGCGCGTCGACACCGGCGAGCTCGCGGCAGCGCTCGACGTCGACGCGGCGGAGGCCGCGCTGCTGCTGGAGTGGGCGAGGCAGACGGGCCTGGTTCGCGAGGTGGGCGACGGGCTGGTCCCCACCCAGGCCAGCCTGCCGGTGCTGACCGAGCCCGCGCTGCTGTGGACCCGGCTGTGGCAGTGCTTCGTGCTGCTCGACGGGGTCTTCGGTACGGACGAGGGAGAGCTCGACGTGCTCGCGGGCGGTACCGACGCCTTCCCCGACCTGGTGCAGGCGGCGCTGTGCTGCCTGTACTCGGCCGGCGACGCCGTGCCGCTCGAACTGGTCGTGAACGCGATCGCCGACGACCTGGCAGCCGACGATGTGGCGGCCGACGACGACCGGGCCGCCGATGACCCGGCCGGCGTACCGGACGACAGGCGGGCGGCCCTGCGCCGGACGCTGGTGAAGGTCCTCGACCAGTGGGAGGCGATGGGTGCCGTCCGCAGGCAGGTCGCCACCGACGCCGAGCAGGTGGCGGTGATCGACTCGCTCGTGCCGGAGGGGACGACCGCCGATCACACCACGGTCGAGCTGACCCCGGCCGGGCTTTGGGCGGCCCGCGGTTCTCTCCAGGCGTTCGGCTTCATCGCGCCGACGGTGGCGGAGATCGCCGACTACCCGGCGGAGGTCCTGGTCCGCGTTCTTCGCGACAGCTCTCCCGAGGTGGTCGAAGCCCTGGCGGCGGGCTGGATCGGCCGCCGCGGTGAGCGTGCCGCCGGCGCGGAGCTGGTGGAGCTGCTGCGCAGGCTCGACGAACCGCCGGTCCGGCTCACCGCGCTGTGGCTGCTGGAACGCACCGGGGATGAGGGTGTCGCGGCGGTGCTCGGCCTGCGGGAGGACGTGATCGCCGGTCCCGCCGCCCGGATGTGGCTGCAGGCCAGGCCCACCCCCGTGGCCGCCGCACCGGGCGAGGAGTTCGTGCGGACGGGCGACGAGCTGCTGTTCGAGCTCGACGCCATGGCGGTGACCGCCGCCGACGACGCGGAGCGCTTCCTCACCGAGTTCCGCAGTCGCCCCACCCCGGACCAGCTGGCGCTGATCGACCAGATCCCCCGCACCAGCCACGTCGCCGCCGACACCGTGCTGGAGACCATCGCCCTCCAGCACCCCGACCAGCAGATCGCCGGCGCCGCCCGCCGCGGTCTGGGAAGGGTGGCCACCACGGCCTGA